Genomic DNA from Halobaculum sp. CBA1158:
AGGCGAGACGCGCGAGGAAGCGCTCGCGAACCTCGACGAGGCGGTCGAACTCACGATCGAAGCACGCGAGGACGACACGGAGGCTCCCGAAGCGGACGCTCCGTGGTTCGACGCGTGACAGGCCCGCCGCGCGACTTTTCCGGACGCGAGATCGTCGACGTGCTTCGGAAGTTCGACTACCGAAAGGACCGCCAGCGGGGGAGTCACGCGATCATGAAGTACACGAACCCGGACACGGGAGAGGTCGAACCCTGACGGTCCCGCTTCACGACCGAGTGAAGATCGGGACGCTCCAGAGCATCGCCGACCAATGTGGTGCCGACGACTTCGGGGAATGGTGCTACTGGATCGACGAACACCGCTGACCCGCCGGTAGCGACGGAACCGGTCACACGGATCCTCCACGGCCGTCACGGAACGATCCCGCGCCGTAGGAGTCGTCCTCGGCTCGGCGGCGCTACTCGTCGGGTGGGTGGTGCTCCCTCGAGTCGCCTCGTCCTTCCAGAGCCAAGACCTGTGGGGCGTAGGTGTGGACCCGGGGGTGATGAGCGGATGATTAGACGCTGGATTACCCGTGTCGGTAGTGTTGGTAGAACGCCGAAATTGGGTGGCTGGGGAGCCAATGGCCCAATTCTCACCGACCAAGGGCCGGTGATACCGTGGATGGGCCAATCCGGATTTGAACCGGAGACCTCCCGGTTATCAGCCGAGCGCTCAACCTGACTGAGCTATTGGCCCAGGTGAGCGCGTCTCCGAGTAGCGCGAGGGATCGGTTAAGCGTTTCCGTTCGGCATCGCCGCCGCGTCATGCGTTCTCACGAGTCGAAGCGGCGTCGGCGACCGACGACTCCGGGCTTACCGGCCACGGTCGTCGTCGTCGACTTCCTCGAAGTTCACGTCGATCACGTCGTCGCGGTCGCGGTCGGCGGAGTCAGCGTCGCCGGCGGTCCCGGAGTCGGCCGTGCCGCCGGAGCCGTTCGGGCCGCCGGGGCCGCCGAACCCGGCGGTCGGCCCGCCGTTGCCGCGGGGGTCGCCGTCCCCGTCGGGGAAGCCGGCGGTCCAGACCGTGCCGGTGACGAAGCCGTCCGCCTTCCGGTCGAGGTACGGGACGACGACGTAGCGCCGGAGCAGTTCGCGGATCGGGTATCTCGTCGGCGGGATCGCGAGGAGGAATCCGATCGCGTCGGTGACGAGCCCCGGCGTGAGCAAGAACGCGCCGGCGGCGATCAACAGCGCGCCGTCGAGCAGTTCGCCCGTCGGGACCTCGCCGGTCGCGAGCTTTCGCTGGACCGACCGGAGGGTGTGGCGGCCCTCGGCGCGCACGAGTAGCATACCGAGCAGCCCGGTGAGCACGACCAGCGCGACCGTCTGGACCGCCGTGAGGAGGTTCGTCGCCACCCACAGCAGGAACGCCGCGTCCGCGAGCGGGATCGCAAGCAGCGCCACGAGCAGGTAGCGGACCCGGATGCGCATACCCGAGATTCCCGACGGTCGTGTATAGCCCTTTTCGTTGGATCGGCGGAACCGGTACACCAATAGGGGCGAGTGCGCATGCTGGGAGCATGCTCGCGGACGCGTTTCGACTCGTGCAGGTCGCGGTCCTGGGCGCGTGTCTCCCGCTCGCGGTCGTGGCCGCGCGGGGGTACCGCGACGCCCCCTTCGGTCGGTTCCTTCGTCCGCTGGTGCCGATAACCGCGCTGTACCTGCTGTTGGCCGCGGGGAAGACGCTCGCCGGCAACGCCGCACAGTTCCGACTGGTCGAGCTCGTCGTGGGGAGCGTCGCGCTCGTGCTCGTCACGTACGCCGTCGGACAACTACTGCTCCTACTCACGGGACGGAGGGCGCTGTGACCGTCCCGTCCGCGGAGCTGGTGCTGCTCGTGCAGACGCTCGCGCTGGTCTCGCTGAGCGTACTGCTGGTGTACCCGACGGTCGCGTACGCGCCGAACGTGATGCACACGTGGGGGATCGGTCTGCTCGCGACCACCCTCCTCGTGTTCACGGTGAGTTCTATCATCGCTCAGTTCACGCCCTACGAGGCGCTCGCTGAGGCGGTCCACGCGGCCGCGGACCTGACGCTCCTCGGGGCGCTGTACCTGTTCGCGAGGGAGTTCGTCCGCGTCGACGACGACCCGACCGACGGGGTCGAGACGCACGCCGTCGCGACCGACGACGACACCGACGGAGGGTTCGAGCGTGCCGAGGACTGATCCCGATCCGGACGTCGCCGTCGACCGCGGGGACGTCGAAGTCGTCGGTCCCACCGGCGACCGGGGTAGCGCCGGCGACCGCGACGGCGACAGCATCAGGGGCAGCGACCACGAATTTAGTGACAACGCTGACCGGGCGCGCCGCCGCGTGCCCGTTCGGACCGACGGCGGGTCGGAACGAGAGCGCCCCGACGAGTGGCTCTCGGCCGAGACGGGCGAGCAGGTGTTACTCGTCACCGGCGCGATGAGCGGACCCCTGGGGCATCTTCCCGACGAGGCGTTCTCGAACCTGCTGTTGATCACGGTCCGGGACCCCAACCGGATCGAACGCGCGGTCGAACGGCGCGGGATCGATCCGCGATCGGTCGGCGTCGTCCCGATCTCGGGGTCGCCCGTCGCGTACGACGGTCCGATGTGGTGCACCGACGCCGTCTCGCCGAACGACCTCACGGGGATCTCCATGGCCTTCGCCGAGGGGATGCGGTACGTCGCCGACGGCGAGGGGTGGGTGGTGCTGGACAACGTCTCGACGCTGTTGATGTACGCGGCCGACGACCGGCTCCACCGACTCGTCAGCCACCTCGTCCGCCAGTGCCGCGAGCAGGAGGTCCGGGCCGTGTACGCGATCGCGGGCGAGTCGGTGACCGAGCAGACGCTCGCCAGCTTCAGCGGCCTCTGCGACCGCGTCGAGGACCGATCGGAGTGAGGCGGCCGGCGGGCCGGCGGGCCGGTCCGCGGCGGTCGGTGAACGCCGACTTTAGGTTCCGCCGTCCCGGAACGCGGATATGACCGACGAGACGCGCGTCGACTGGCGCGAGTGGGGCCACGACGCGTTCGACGCCGCCGACCGATCCGGCGATCCGGTGTTGCTGTTCCTGACGGCGACGTGGTGTGACGACTGCCACGAGATGCTCGTCGAGACGTTCGGCGAGCCCCGAATCGCCGCCAACGTCAACGACGGCTTCGTGCCCGTGAAGGTCGACGTGGACCGCGAGCCACGCGTTCGCGAGCGCTACAACATGGGCGGGTTCCCCTCCACGGTGTTCACGACGCCGACGGGCGAACTCCTCACGGGCGCGACGTATCTCGGTCCGGACGGCTTCCGGTCGGTGCTCGACCGCGTCCGCGAGACGTGGGACGCCGAGGGCGAGGCCGCCGGGCGCGTCCCCCGGGAGTTGGCCGGCAACGAGACGCCCGCCGGCCCCGTCACCTCCGCCATCGAGGAACACCTCGCGGGCCAACTCGACGCCCAGTGGGACCCGGAGTTCGCCGGCTGGGGCGACGACGCGAAGTTCCCCCTCCCGCGGACGGTCGCGTTCGCGCTCAAGCGCGACCGCTACAAGGCGACGCAGACGCTCGATGCGATCGAGCGCAACCTCGTCGACGACGACGGCGGCGTGTTCCGGTATGCGGCCGCCCGCGACTGGTCGAACCCCGCCCGCGAGAAACTGCTCGTCGACGACGCCGCCGTGTTGCGTTCGTTCGCCGACGCGTACCTGTACACCGGCGACGACAGCTATCGGGAGACCGCCGAGTCGATCCGGAGCTTCCTCGACGCCGAGTTGTGGTCGGGCTTCGCCTACGGGGCGAGCGTCGGTCCCGACGGCGAGCGAACCGATCTGACGGCGTACGCCGGCGGCAACGCGCTCGCGGCCGACGCGCTGCTGGCGCTCGCGGCGTACACCGACGACGGGGACGCCCGCCGCTCGGCCGAGGACGCGCTCGCGTACCTCCGCGAGACGCTCGTCGACGCCGACGGCACCGTCCGCCACGTCGACGCCGACGACACCGAGACGGACCTCCTGGAGGACGTCGGTCGCGTCGTCGCCGCGTTCTGTCGGGCCGAGTCCGTGCTCGGCGATGGGGTCGACCGCGCGCGCGCAGTCGCCGACCGTGCGGTCGACGTGCTCGGCGACGAGGCCGCCTTCCGCGACGGGCCGGCCGCGGGCGCGGGGATGCTCGACCGCCCGCTTCGGCCGATCGACGGGGTCGTCGAGTTCGCCGACGCCCTGGTGGACCTAGCGGCGCTGACCGGCGAGGACGCCTATCGCGAGCGCGCCGAGGCGGCTGTGGGCGCATTCGCGGGTGCGGCCGACCGCATGGGCGTCCAGGTCGCCGGCTACGGCTCGGTCGCGGCCCGGCTCACCCGAGACCCGCTCGTCGTCGACGTGGGCGCGCCCGTCGGCTCGGACCTCCATCGGGCGGCGCTGCGCGTCGCCGACCACGAGAAGGTCGTCGTCCCCGAAAGCGACCGCGCGCCCGACGGGTCGGCCGTCCTCCGCGGCCGCGACGCCGACCCCGCCGACTCGCCGGCCGCGCTGATGGACCGCGTCGCCGACGCCGCCGAGTAGTTCGACGGCGACGTGAGCGGTGTGTGCGGTGTGGCGGTGTGTGCGGCGTCAGGTGC
This window encodes:
- a CDS encoding type II toxin-antitoxin system HicB family antitoxin is translated as MSSGRKISLIEEDDGGWSAIDEEVGVASQGETREEALANLDEAVELTIEAREDDTEAPEADAPWFDA
- a CDS encoding FxsA family protein translates to MRVRYLLVALLAIPLADAAFLLWVATNLLTAVQTVALVVLTGLLGMLLVRAEGRHTLRSVQRKLATGEVPTGELLDGALLIAAGAFLLTPGLVTDAIGFLLAIPPTRYPIRELLRRYVVVPYLDRKADGFVTGTVWTAGFPDGDGDPRGNGGPTAGFGGPGGPNGSGGTADSGTAGDADSADRDRDDVIDVNFEEVDDDDRGR
- a CDS encoding DUF255 domain-containing protein yields the protein MTDETRVDWREWGHDAFDAADRSGDPVLLFLTATWCDDCHEMLVETFGEPRIAANVNDGFVPVKVDVDREPRVRERYNMGGFPSTVFTTPTGELLTGATYLGPDGFRSVLDRVRETWDAEGEAAGRVPRELAGNETPAGPVTSAIEEHLAGQLDAQWDPEFAGWGDDAKFPLPRTVAFALKRDRYKATQTLDAIERNLVDDDGGVFRYAAARDWSNPAREKLLVDDAAVLRSFADAYLYTGDDSYRETAESIRSFLDAELWSGFAYGASVGPDGERTDLTAYAGGNALAADALLALAAYTDDGDARRSAEDALAYLRETLVDADGTVRHVDADDTETDLLEDVGRVVAAFCRAESVLGDGVDRARAVADRAVDVLGDEAAFRDGPAAGAGMLDRPLRPIDGVVEFADALVDLAALTGEDAYRERAEAAVGAFAGAADRMGVQVAGYGSVAARLTRDPLVVDVGAPVGSDLHRAALRVADHEKVVVPESDRAPDGSAVLRGRDADPADSPAALMDRVADAAE